The following proteins are co-located in the Echinicola sp. 20G genome:
- a CDS encoding glycoside hydrolase family 127 protein has product MNLKYVIAGIGISFCSSHEAMAQQKGLMDNSQSPYVKLRSVGLQEVTWTGGFWGEKFKMSQEKTVPFMWDLYHDAETTHAVRNFEIAAGLMKGEFDGPSFHDGDFYKIFEGMAALYAETQDPALDRQMDEAIALIAQAQREDGYLHTPVLIEERWGTLGEEELQKQLGFEKYNMGHLMTAACVHYRATGKDNFLQVAKGVANFLYDFYQKASPQLARNAICPSHYMGMVEMYRTTRDPRYLELAKNLIDIRGKTDDGTDDNQDRVPFRAQTEAMGHAVRANYLYAGVADLYAETGEAKLLENLESIWEDVVYRKMYITGGCGALYDGVSPNGTSYNPTVVQKIHQAYGKPYQLPNAAAHNETCANIGNVLWNWRMLQVTGDAKYADVMELNLYNSILSGIGMNGTEFFYTNPLSAKDDLHYTLRWPNVREGYISISNCCAPNVTRTLAEVANYAYSLSEKGLYINLYGSNKLKTANSKGEKIEIQQRTSYPWDEKITLDLLKIPSDNFNLFLRIPGWCDQSVLKVNGEEAPLQFKSGEYAQVARKWKQGDQVELTLKMPIKFLEANPLVEATRGQVAVKRGPLVYCVESMDLPAGKTVDDVVISLKEDWTPEPFEIGQSTLISLKGNVYFQQEDNWEQTLYRAVNPQEYDQGTIRLVPYYSWANRGKGEMLVWMPFERN; this is encoded by the coding sequence ATGAACCTAAAGTATGTGATTGCAGGAATAGGAATAAGTTTTTGCTCCTCCCATGAGGCCATGGCCCAGCAAAAAGGCCTGATGGACAATTCCCAAAGCCCTTATGTAAAGTTAAGGAGCGTGGGTTTGCAGGAGGTTACTTGGACAGGAGGTTTTTGGGGTGAAAAGTTCAAGATGAGCCAAGAAAAAACGGTCCCTTTCATGTGGGACTTATACCATGATGCGGAGACCACGCATGCCGTACGAAATTTTGAAATTGCCGCTGGATTGATGAAGGGAGAATTTGATGGTCCCTCTTTTCATGATGGGGACTTTTATAAAATCTTTGAAGGTATGGCTGCCCTATATGCAGAAACCCAAGATCCCGCTCTGGACCGACAGATGGACGAAGCCATTGCCCTTATTGCCCAAGCCCAGCGTGAAGACGGCTATTTGCATACTCCCGTTTTGATCGAGGAGCGCTGGGGTACCCTGGGTGAGGAAGAGCTGCAAAAGCAACTGGGATTTGAGAAGTACAATATGGGGCATTTGATGACCGCTGCTTGCGTTCATTACCGGGCCACAGGCAAAGATAATTTCCTTCAAGTAGCTAAAGGAGTAGCCAATTTCCTCTATGATTTTTACCAAAAAGCCTCTCCTCAATTGGCTAGAAATGCCATCTGCCCAAGTCATTATATGGGCATGGTGGAAATGTACCGTACCACCAGAGACCCAAGGTACCTGGAACTTGCCAAGAACCTTATCGATATCCGGGGCAAGACGGATGATGGTACCGACGACAACCAAGATCGTGTGCCCTTTAGAGCGCAAACAGAAGCCATGGGACATGCCGTTCGGGCCAATTATTTATATGCGGGAGTGGCCGATCTTTATGCAGAGACCGGTGAAGCAAAGTTATTGGAAAACCTAGAATCTATCTGGGAAGATGTGGTCTATCGCAAAATGTACATTACGGGAGGTTGTGGTGCACTTTACGATGGGGTATCTCCTAATGGGACATCCTATAATCCCACTGTGGTACAGAAAATCCATCAAGCCTATGGTAAGCCCTACCAACTTCCCAATGCGGCAGCGCACAATGAGACCTGCGCCAATATCGGCAATGTGTTATGGAACTGGAGAATGCTCCAAGTAACCGGAGATGCCAAATATGCGGATGTGATGGAATTAAACCTCTATAACAGCATCCTTTCAGGCATTGGCATGAATGGAACTGAATTTTTCTACACCAACCCTTTAAGCGCCAAAGATGACCTTCACTACACCCTGAGATGGCCCAATGTCCGTGAAGGTTATATCTCCATCTCCAATTGCTGTGCCCCCAATGTCACCAGAACATTGGCAGAAGTAGCCAATTATGCCTACAGCCTTTCCGAGAAAGGTTTATACATTAATCTATATGGCAGCAACAAACTGAAAACAGCAAATTCAAAAGGTGAAAAAATAGAGATCCAGCAAAGGACATCCTACCCATGGGATGAAAAGATCACTTTGGATTTGCTTAAAATACCCTCCGATAATTTCAACTTATTTTTAAGGATACCTGGCTGGTGCGATCAATCTGTTCTGAAGGTTAATGGAGAAGAAGCACCCCTGCAGTTCAAATCTGGAGAATATGCACAAGTTGCCAGAAAATGGAAACAAGGTGACCAAGTGGAATTGACCTTAAAAATGCCCATAAAATTTCTGGAAGCCAACCCTTTGGTAGAGGCAACCAGAGGTCAAGTAGCCGTAAAAAGAGGGCCACTGGTCTATTGTGTTGAGTCCATGGACTTACCCGCAGGCAAAACTGTGGACGATGTCGTTATTTCTTTGAAGGAAGACTGGACTCCCGAACCTTTCGAAATTGGTCAAAGTACACTGATCAGTCTAAAGGGAAATGTATATTTCCAGCAGGAGGACAATTGGGAACAAACACTTTATCGGGCTGTGAATCCTCAGGAATATGATCAAGGAACTATCCGTTTGGTACCCTACTACAGTTGGGCAAATCGCGGAAAGGGAGAGATGCTGGTCTGGATGCCCTTTGAGAGAAATTGA